The proteins below are encoded in one region of Pirellulales bacterium:
- a CDS encoding IS5/IS1182 family transposase — protein sequence WLVRYRRHARDYERNTETSEAMIYIAMINLMSRPLTRHKYI from the coding sequence TGGCTCGTCCGCTACCGCCGCCACGCCCGCGACTACGAACGCAACACCGAAACCAGCGAGGCCATGATCTACATCGCCATGATCAACCTCATGTCACGCCCCCTGACCCGACACAAATACATTTGA